A stretch of Pseudophryne corroboree isolate aPseCor3 chromosome 9, aPseCor3.hap2, whole genome shotgun sequence DNA encodes these proteins:
- the LOC134957846 gene encoding uncharacterized protein LOC134957846 isoform X1, producing the protein MFIDINASRIDIGHVKRLPSTCENVGTQAQKTVLVTHVVFPPNNRQCISRQRRAWYDTLLGGYGTLTGVLNGIDIETLANRMHSAGSKLNDGLTLQAKWMPTIFEPAKISAGIDTLMNQLINASNDFAVGFDTNITKCINWTVCTLQTMYEQQQKGVMQTMLMTGNEQVWRTIFNTSVSRDAWIHLEAAKMICNDTICQGILTMYNVTKVIQMCKYIVMPLLLGPSGGEWYWFPTMKGEYIDENNRTHDLSICTPTLQGKICRVQSAVYEPCLLENGVNLCKWIVLPLSYTMMMEVAPQEVCLVTDTPAIPGMVVPFSGCISNVSSLTWENETFILYADREEHVTKYWSPQNLSIPQWDLKLEKLHKIMKQSKVIEDHIKYLNQSIVTHQVTTTIIADQLQKIGSDVQDATSHHWWDLFTGYSPSASNMLNFLIHPVLILCIIIIILSIWNCVVFYRICCKRQKVVMASYAL; encoded by the coding sequence ATGTTTATTGATATCAATGCATCACGAATCGATATTGGACATGTTAAAAGATTACCATCTACATGTGAAAATGTAGGTACACAAGCTCAAAAGACTGTGTTAGTCACACATGTTGTTTTCCCTCCCAATAATAGACAATGTATATCCCGGCAACGACGTGCCTGGTATGATACATTGTTGGGAGGATATGGGACTCTAACAGGAGTATTAAATGGGATAGATATTGAAACATTAGCCAATAGGATGCATAGCGCCGGTAGTAAATTAAATGACGGACTTACATTACAAGCAAAATGGATGCCTACTATTTTTGAGCCAGCCAAAATATCGGCTGGAATAGATACTTTAATGAACCAGCTAATTAATGCTAGTAATGATTTTGCTGTTGGATTTGATACCAACATTACTAAATGTATAAATTGGACCGTCTGTACACTACAGACTATGTATGAGCAACAACAAAAAGGCGTTATGCAAACTATGCTAATGACCGGAAATGAACAAGTATGGAGAACAATTTTTAATACAAGTGTGTCTAGGGACGCTTGGATACACTTGGAAGCTGCTAAAATGATTTGTAATGACACCATATGCCAAGGTATTTTAACTATGTATAATGTAACCAAAGTTATTCAAATGtgtaaatatattgtaatgcctttGTTGTTAGGACCATCTGGTGGAGAATGGTACTGGTTCCCCACTATGAAAGGAGAATATATAGATGAGAATAATAGAACTCATGATTTGAGTATTTGTACACCCACTTTACAAGGCAAGATATGTAGAGTACAATCTGCAGTTTATGAACCTTGCTTATTAGAGAATGGAGTAAATTTATGTAAATGGATAGTTTTACCTTTGTCATATACAATGATGATGGAGGTAGCCCCACAAGAAGTATGTTTGGTAACTGATACACCAGCCATACCTGGAATGGTAGTTCCATTTTCCGGATGTATTAGTAATGTTAGTTCCTTAACCTGGGAAAATGAGACATTTATATTGTATGCTGACCGTGAAGAACATGTTACAAAATATTGGAGTCCACAAAATTTAAGTATTCCCCAATGGGATTTGAAGTTAGAAAAACTACATAAAATTATGAAACAATCCAAAGTTATTGAAGATCATATCAAATATCTAAATCAATCTATTGTAACTCATCAAGTGACAACAACAATAATTGCTGATCAATTACAGAAAATTGGTTCTGATGTCCAGGATGCAACTTCTCATCATTGGTGGGACTTGTTTACTGGATATTCTCCGTCTGCATCCAATATGCTAAATTTTCTGATACATCCTGTTCTCatactgtgtataataataataattttatctatTTGGAACTGTGTGGTATTTTACCGCATATGTTGTAAACGACAAAAGGTTGTAATGGCAAGTTATGCGTTATAA
- the LOC134957846 gene encoding uncharacterized protein LOC134957846 isoform X2: MFRKGKKAGAEQITVPGWTESPYNIIAQELLTSGLAESWDGRLKNAEPLDVVQVLEGVPAKAGDVMALGRRCWILVSAYRKMHQRYEQLQSRYLDIEQTVIEQQGKIGLLQCSNQMLSEKAQKYQIVAEKAAVKVAQNKYKKRKGRVNTRKVRAIIASADLQWDPDTWDGDVWDSSREEEEEDKGGWDPPNPVIDPPGANACPVSRRQLTKVAEGGGQAVLKEKMILQDFTQNEVMELLTKFSQRPGEGVLTWLVRLVEDGAGGIDVDRQDVAKFGTLSKDRTIMRDAQLWFAREGNAQVQTNLLTVVAYGVNSRYTDEIPTSDKPWTTLRECVQRCKEEAMKAAVLLEEAAEYLQGTVSVAARARLVKTAPPAYKPVVLTLLISMTDQRWEDVIDKMRELQDMGE, translated from the coding sequence ATGTTTCGTAAGGGAAAAAAGGCTGGAGCGGAGCAAATCACCGTCCCAGGGTGGACTGAAAGTCCCTACAATATTATAGCACAGGAGTTATTAACGTCAGGTTTAGCAGAATCATGGGATGGTAGACTCAAGAATGCAGAACCCCTCGATGTTGTACAGGTACTCGAGGGGGTCCCTGCCAAGGCAGGTGATGTAATGGCGCTGGGAAGACGGTGCTGGATACTAGTATCAGCATACCGTAAAATGCACCAAAGATATGAGCAGTTACAATCACGTTATTTAGATATAGAACAAACAGTAATTGAACAACAAGGAAAGATAGGATTGTTACAGTGTAGCAATCAGATGTTATCAGAAAAAGCCCAGAAATATCAGATTGTTGCCGAGAAGGCTGCTGTTAAAGTAGCCCAgaacaaatataaaaaaagaaagggAAGGGTAAACACCCGAAAAGTACGAGCAATTATTGCTTCTGCCGATCTTCAATGGGATCCCGATACATGGGATGGTGATGTATGGGATAGTAGtagagaggaggaggaagaggacaaGGGGGGATGGGATCCTCCCAATCCTGTCATTGACCCTCCTGGGGCAAATGCTTGTCCTGTCTCGCGCAGGCAATTAACTAAGGTTGCAGAAGGTGGAGGGCAGGCAGTCCTCAAAGAGAAAATGATACTGCAAGATTTCACTCAAAATGAAGTTATGGAACTATTGACCAAATTTTCACAACGCCCCGGGGAAGGCGTCCTTACCTGGCTGGTCCGTTTGGtagaggatggcgctggagggattgATGTAGATAGACAAGATGTTGCAAAATTTGGAACTCTATCCAAAGATAGGACAATTATGAGGGACGCACAGTTATGGTTCGCCAGAGAGGGTAATGCTCAAGTACAAACTAATCTCTTAACAGTGGTTGCATACGGGGTAAATTCCCGGTACACTGATGAGATACCTACCTCTGACAAACCATGGACAACCCTCAGAGAGTGTGTTCAACGATGTAAGGAAGAGGCTATGAAAGCCGCTGTGCTTTTAGAAGAAGCCGCTGAATATTTACAAGGAACGGTTTCAGTAGCAGCTCGGGCTAGGCTTGTGAAGACAGCTCCCCCTGCATATAAGCCAGTGGTTCTGACATTATTAATTTCTATGACAGATCAAAGATGGGAAGATGTAATCGATAAGATGCGGGAATTGCAGGACATGGGAGAATAG